A section of the Malania oleifera isolate guangnan ecotype guangnan chromosome 2, ASM2987363v1, whole genome shotgun sequence genome encodes:
- the LOC131148444 gene encoding uncharacterized protein LOC131148444 codes for MKGVIRFRRKGKLSPRYIGSFEILERIGPVAYRVALPLTLSWVHNVFHVSVLRKYIPDPLHVISYESLEINEALAYGEVPVQILDQKVRKLHTKEIPLVKVLWRNHVIKEACWESEAEIHQKFPQLFRDVQS; via the coding sequence ATGAAAGGAGTGATAAGGTtcagaaggaagggcaagttgagtcctCGGTACATTGGGTCGTTCGAGATCCTGGAGAGGATAGGTCCAGTTGCTTATCGAGTAGCCTTACCCCTGACCTTATCTTGGGTGCATAATGTGTTTCACGTGTCGGTTCTGAGGAAGTACATACCAGATCCAttgcatgtgatcagttatgagtcctTAGAGATCAATGAAGCGCTAGCTTATGGTGAGGTACcggttcagattttggatcagaAGGTACGGAAGCtgcataccaaggagataccattggTAAAGGTGTTATGGCGTAACCATGTGATTAAGGAGGCTTGTTGGGAATCAGAGGCTGAGATACATCAAAAGTTTCCTCAACTATTCAGAGATGTTCAGAGTTAG